TGGGGCAAACTGGAGATGAGTTGCGTTAGTTCGGCTGTTTCGATCGCTTTTTGCAGTTCTTGCTCACTGACCTGGCGGCTAAAGGCAATATTTTCGCGCAAACTCATATTAAACAGCGCACTGTCCTGAAAAACCATACCCACCTGTGGGTAAAGCGTTCCAGGTTCGATTTTCTGAAGGGGGATGCCATCATAAAGCACTTCACCAGACTCAGGCAGAAACAATCCTGTCAACAAGGCCAGTAAAGTAGATTTTCCAGCTGCGGTAGGGCCTAAAATAGCCGTACGGCTCCCCGCAGGCAAATCAAAGCTCAGGGGGTTCAAAATCTGACGCCCAGAATGGCTGAAACTGAGGTCACGCACGGCAAGTGCGCCTCTGAGTTCAGGTTGTTCCAAATCTGACCGCTGCTCCTGGCTAGAGTTCAAAAGACTTGAAATTCGAGCATAGGAGGCCGAAGAACGGGCAATTAAATTGCTCATAAATCCCAGCAGCATAATCGGAAAGATCAGCATGGCCAAATAGGCGTTAAAAGCCGCTAATTTTCCCAGACTTAAACTGCCAAGTATCGCAAAATGCCCCCCCAGCAGAAGAATGATCAGGCTGCCCAAACCTGAAATAAAACTAATCACAGGGATGAGGGAGGCAAAAAGACGCAAAATACGCAGGCTGTTGTTGCGAGCAGCATCGCTGGCCAGGTCAAAACGCGCTGTACTTGTAACCTCAGCATGCAGTACACGAATTTGGGGTGCCCCGACAATGCCTTCACGAATCACCCGATTCAAACGGTCAATGATCTCCTGGCTTTTACGAAACAAATGTCTCACCTTTGAAAAGACCAGATAAAAAACCAAAACAATCAAGGGAATCAGCGCTAAAATGGCCAAGCCCAATTGCCAGTGCAGACTTAAAAGCAACCCACTGGCCCCCACGATCAAGAGCAGCGAAGAAACCAAAGAGGAGATCGCCATGGAGACAAAGACTTTGATCGCATCAATATCTGAAGTCAAATGCGTCAACAGTTTTGAAGGGGTTATTTTTTGCAGCTCAGGATAGGATTGAATTGAAACGGCAAGTGAAAGTTTTTGGCGCAAATCAAAGGCCACCCGTTCAGAAGCATAAACCTGAATCAGGTTTTGAGCACTCGCCAGAAAAAAAATCAACAAAGAAACCCAAAGAAAAGGCAAGAGATGTTGGGATATCACAAATTTATCCTGAACCACGGCATCAATCGCCACTTGAATGAAGCGGGGCAGAACCAAATTCAGACCATTGCTGAAAACGGTCAGGGCAATCAGCAGCAAAACCAAGCCATAGTATGGTTTCAGTAAAGAGATGAGGCGATTGGAACGAGGAGGGTGGACTGGCATCGTTTCAGATGAACTTCTCATTAAACATGGGGGTATTCTAGGAAGAATACAGGGCCCATGTCAATCAAATAAGGGTATCCTCTCTCCTTCAGCAGCGGCCTGTGTTAAATTAGTTTTATGATTACAGTTGTACGCGAAGTCATTTCATCAACCGCCCATCAATTGCGCGGCGTTGGCTGTCCCGAGTCACGGGGCTGCCTCAATATGCATGGGCACAATTGGAAAATCCGGGTTAGCATGAGTGGCGCCACTCTCGATGAAAATGGCATGTTGATGGACTTTTCTCTCGTCAAACGCATCTTAATGGAATTTGACCACAGTTGTTTGAACGAGCACCCCTATTTTCAAACCCATAACCCCACCGCCGAAGAACTGGCCCGCTATTTTTTTGAAAAACTGAATCAGTTCCAAGCGGGAATTCGTTGCAATTGGGTGCGCATCTGGGAAACTGAAAATTGCATGGTCGAGTGGAACGCCGACTAAATCTGGTTTTGCTCTGAAGCCAAACAGTATTTTCGCCAGATCTCACGGTAAGCGGTTTCACGTTCACGGGCAAAAGCCACCCCGTCACAAAGCACAGATTGTTCAATTTGGGGCCTAAGGGATAGCCGCAAGGCTTTCAATTGTGCAGGATCCTGCGCCAAATTAACTGCCTTTTGCAAATAGGCTTGCGGGTTCTGGGCAACCCACTCCGAGAACCCCAAAGCAGTTAAGACACTCTGCCCTACCCGCCGTTCACCGGCCAAACTGATCACAGGGACCCCCATCCAAAGCGCTTCAAAACTGGTAAGTCCTCCATTATAGGGAAAGGGATCCAAAGCAATGTCAATCTGGCCATAAAACATGGGCAGATGCGGCTGTTCTGGCAGGGTACCCAAAAGCATCAACCGTTCGGGATTCAAGCCCTGCCGTAAAAACCAGGCCTGTAATTCCTGACAAAGCACAGGATCATCCAAAGCGAAGGTCTTTAAACACAGTCTGGACTGGGGAACTTGCTTCAGAATCTGGGCCCAGAGTTCAAGACAGCGCCCTGAAAGTTTATTGATGGAATTGGCAGAACCAAAGGTAATATAGCCCCTCTCAAAAACAGGTGGAAGACCTGATTCATAAGGTATTTCAGGCAAAGTCCAATGCAAAAAACAATCGCTTGGCCAGATTTTTTCGGGATACAGTTCGGCTATGTCTGGTGGTGTTAAAACCGGATCACTAAAAAGCCAGTCAGCCACCTTTAAACCTGAGGTAAAAGGTGGGTTTGAGCCCGAAATCAGTAAAAGTGGAACTGGTTTTCGTGCCAACACAGGCAAACGTCCAGGATTGGCCAGCCCACTCATATCCACCAACAGATCCAGTTGATCTTCTGACAAAAGCTTAAAAAGCGCCTCATCATCTAGGCTTGCAACTTCCTGCCAGGAATGAAAATACTCGCGCAGGGTTTCAGCCGTGACACTGGCCGTAGGACAATCGGCGTAGGCAAAATATTCAAACTTCTCACGGTTTTGATTTTGAAAGAGCAAAGCATGCAATTGATAAAAGGACTCGGAATGAAACTCATTGGAAAGATAGCCAATTCTCAATTTGCGTTCAGGATTGAGATCGCGATCTGGCAAGTTTTCAGGATAATGTTTTTCAGCATGTCGACGGGAAAAATCGCGAATCGCCCCCATCAGAGCAGGTGTATCGATTTCTTCACGACAAAAAAAACTAAAAATCTGCAGGCCTTCCAAACGGGGAATCCAAGTACTCAAATATTTTTGCGTTTCGGCATTCAAACCCAAATACCAGGCAGAGGTTTCCAAGTCCTCCTTTAAAAAAAGCTCAGCGGCCTGAATCACCGCCAGAGAATCACCACACAGGGTCAACTGCTCAACAATACGCTGTAGACAGGGTAAATAGTCCGGTTTCAATTTAAAAGCGCGCTGAAATACCTGTACAGCCTCGGTATGACGGTTGGTTTGGCGAAAAACTTCCCCCAATCGAAACCAAGCCTCAAAAAACTGAGGGTTCAATTCCAGGGCCGCCTGATAACACAAAATAGAAATCGGCCACTGTTGCAGGCCTTCCAGCATATAGCCCAAATTGTATTTCAAAGGGGCTGAGTTTTCGTGTTTTCGAGCCCCCTCCTGTAGAAGCTGAATCGCCTCTTGATATTCACCCATCTGAAAGAGGAGGTTTCCCAAGTTGATCCAATTTTCTTCCCGTTCAGGCGCACGCTGAAGGGTCTCTCGCAGGATAGCAAGCTGCTGGTTGGTCACAGGTATATCAGAAGTAGGAAAAGAAGCTGAAAACATTAGCCCAAACTCCGGGTACCCCGGCCTCCCTGAATCTGCAGAGACTTTTCGACTTTGCGAACGGCTTTGGCCAAGGTAAAGAGAATGACCCTGTCCCCCGGAATGATCATATCGTTTCCCTGGGGAATAATAATTTGATTTTCGCGAATAATCGCCGCGATGATGGCATCCTTTGGAAAATCCAGCTCTGCAATCGGACGGTTAACGATACTCGAGGTCGCCTGTGCCACCACTTCCATGGCTTCTGCCTCTGAGTCTCGCAAAGTTCCCACCGAAAGCACACTGCCGGCTCGAATAAAGCGCAACATCGCACTGGCGGCAGACAAACGGGGACTGATCACCGCATCAATCCCCACAGAGGTGGCAATGGGAATATATTCTGACTTGGTCACTGCACAAATAATCCGCCGGGTGCCCAAACGTTTGGCCAAAAGAGAAACGAGAATATTGGTCTGTTCATCGTCTGAAACAGCGACACAGACATCCATATCTTCGATATTTTCTTCAGTTAAAAAATCAATATGGGTGGGATCCCCGTGCAGAACCACTGTCTGATCCAGAGCTTCTGACAAAATATGACAGCGTTGAATGCTGGGCTCAATCAGCTTGACCTGAAGCCCTTCGCTTTCCAATTGGCGAGCCAATAGGGTTCCTATCATACTGCCGCCGATAATCATGACACGTTGAACTTCCTGGCCATCGGTATGAAAGAGCTTACTCAAATAGCCAATCTGGGAACGGGGAGCCACAGCATAGACCGTATCGCCAACGCGAAGCTGATCTTCACCCCGGGGAATCTGAACCCGTTCATCACGTAGAATGGCAGCCAAAAGCACAGAGGCTTCTCTTAAACCACTTAAATCCTTCAAGGGTCGGTGCAAGAGATCAGAGTCTTCATCGACCTTATAGCCCACCAACAATACTTTTCCCTGCTCAAAATCAAGTACCTCTGAAGCCCCTGGGGTATGAATCAATCTGACAATATGCTCAGCCGCTTCTTTTTCAGGGCTGATGGCCATATCGATACTCAGTTTATTTAAGATCGGAGGCGCCGTATATTCTGCATTGCGGATACGGGCAATCACACGGGGAATACTGAAATAAACACGCGAAACCACACAGGCCATCATATTGCCCTCATCGCTATCTGTTACAGCAATCAGGATATCGGCACGATCTGCACCCGCCCGACGCAACACATCCAAACTGCTGCCATCGCCATGCACGGTTTGCACATCCAGTTGTTCCTGCAAGGTTATCAACCGCTGTTCATTCCGATCGATGATAATGACGTCTTTGGCTTCACTGGAAAGTCCTTTGGCCAGATAGCGTCCGACTTCTCCCGCGCCGATAATCACAATCCGCATGCTTTATCCCCACGATTTTGGTGAGCGTATTGTAACACCCCTCAGATAGGGATAACAGTCTTCTGGACAGTGAGGAAGCAAGCATAGTACAGTGAGGGTCGTTGAATATTCCTGGAAAAACCCCATGGCACACTCTCGCAATTCATTTATCCTACACTGGCAAAGCGTTCTCTATGTAATTGGCTTGATTTTAGCTTTTAGCAGCCTCTCACTCTTCCTTCCCCTTGGTACCTCTATCTGGTACCAGGAATGGAAAGCCTTTTATGCGCTTTTGAGCAGCATGGGGGTCGGACTGACTTCAGGGGGCCTGCTTTATTTGCTGTTCAGAAAAAACTTCAATCCCCATTGTTTAAAACAAAGGGAAGCCTGTTTTATTGTGACCTTTGCCTGGCTGGGAATTGCAGGTTTGGGTGCTTTGCCCTATTTACTTGGTGGTGTATTCCCGCAGGCAGGAGGAAATTGGTTTTCGGCAATTACAGAAGCCTATTTTGAGGCCATGTCTGGTTTTACTACCACGGGTGCAAGCGTAATGACCGAAATTGAAATTTTCCCACGCAGTCTATTGCTTTGGCGGGCAGAAACGCAATGGTTGGGAGGTATGGGAATTATTCTTCTCTCTGTAGCCATTTTGCCCCTTTTGGGCGTGGGGGGGTTGCAACTTTTCAAAGCCGAAGTTCCGGGGGTTTCTGTCGACAAGGTCACTCCACGGATCAGCGAAACGGCGAAACATCTCTGGTTGGTTTATGCCGGCCTGACTGCGCTCGAGATCACCGCCCTGATGTTCGCTGGCATGGATTTCTACAATGCCGTCTGCCACTCTTTCACTACCCTCTCTACTGGCGGATTTTCACCCCAAAATATCTCCGTAGAACATTTTCACAGTGCCTGGGTCGATTGGATCATTACCGTGTTTATGATGTTGGGGGGAATGAACTTTGTACTGCTCTATAAAATCACCCGTAAACAATTCAAACCTGTTTTAAAAGATCCTGAATTCAGAGTCTACTCAGCCATTTCTGCTCTGGCCGTACTTTTATTGGTATTTAATCTGCTGCTCAGCGGAACCTATAGCAGCGCATCAGAAGCCTTCCGACACGGTGCCTTTCAAATGGCCAGTATAATGACCACCACGGGATTCAGTTCTGCCAATTGGGAAAATTGGCCTGTCTTTTCACAGGCCCTCCTGCTTACCCTGATGTTATTGGGAGGCATGGCCGGCTCAACAGCTGGCGGCTGTAAAACCGTTCGTTTGATCATTCTGATCAAATATACCTTGCGTGAATTGGCAATGATTATTCATCCCAGAGCCGTGATTTCGTTAAAGCTTTCAGGCCATCCCATCAGCAGAGATGTCATTCGCAGCGTCTTGGCTTTTTTCGCGATTTTCAATCTGATGATTCTCTTTTCAACTCTTACACTGGCTGCCATGGGAGTCGATCTGATCACTTCCATTTCCGCCGTGATCTCAAGTTTGGGCAATGTGGGGCCAGGCCTAGCCCGGGTCGGTGCTGCCCATAATTATCATCATTTGCCTGATTTGGCCAAGTGGCTGCTTGTCTTTTGCATGTTATTGGGAAGGCTTGAAATTTATACCGCCATCGTCTTGTTTATTCCCGATTTCTGGAAAAAATAAAATCAAGCAAAAAGCCCGACAGAGACGGGGGGGAGAAGTTCTGTCAGGCCTTTTGCTATCCCTTTTGGAGATATTTTGAGTATATTCAAATTGAGAACAAAATAGAATTATCTGGCTCACAGC
This genomic window from bacterium (Candidatus Blackallbacteria) CG13_big_fil_rev_8_21_14_2_50_49_14 contains:
- a CDS encoding ABC transporter ATP-binding protein: MPVHPPRSNRLISLLKPYYGLVLLLIALTVFSNGLNLVLPRFIQVAIDAVVQDKFVISQHLLPFLWVSLLIFFLASAQNLIQVYASERVAFDLRQKLSLAVSIQSYPELQKITPSKLLTHLTSDIDAIKVFVSMAISSLVSSLLLIVGASGLLLSLHWQLGLAILALIPLIVLVFYLVFSKVRHLFRKSQEIIDRLNRVIREGIVGAPQIRVLHAEVTSTARFDLASDAARNNSLRILRLFASLIPVISFISGLGSLIILLLGGHFAILGSLSLGKLAAFNAYLAMLIFPIMLLGFMSNLIARSSASYARISSLLNSSQEQRSDLEQPELRGALAVRDLSFSHSGRQILNPLSFDLPAGSRTAILGPTAAGKSTLLALLTGLFLPESGEVLYDGIPLQKIEPGTLYPQVGMVFQDSALFNMSLRENIAFSRQVSEQELQKAIETAELTQLISSLPQGLETQVSERGLNLSGGQKQRMILARALAQNPRILLLDDFTARVDARTEELILGNLKRNYPELTLVSITQKIEPIQNYDQILLMMEGQLLAQGTHAELMRSSSEYMQIYQSQRSTQTFEMEGGASTTPA
- a CDS encoding 6-carboxytetrahydropterin synthase QueD — encoded protein: MITVVREVISSTAHQLRGVGCPESRGCLNMHGHNWKIRVSMSGATLDENGMLMDFSLVKRILMEFDHSCLNEHPYFQTHNPTAEELARYFFEKLNQFQAGIRCNWVRIWETENCMVEWNAD
- a CDS encoding Trk system potassium transporter TrkA; this encodes MRIVIIGAGEVGRYLAKGLSSEAKDVIIIDRNEQRLITLQEQLDVQTVHGDGSSLDVLRRAGADRADILIAVTDSDEGNMMACVVSRVYFSIPRVIARIRNAEYTAPPILNKLSIDMAISPEKEAAEHIVRLIHTPGASEVLDFEQGKVLLVGYKVDEDSDLLHRPLKDLSGLREASVLLAAILRDERVQIPRGEDQLRVGDTVYAVAPRSQIGYLSKLFHTDGQEVQRVMIIGGSMIGTLLARQLESEGLQVKLIEPSIQRCHILSEALDQTVVLHGDPTHIDFLTEENIEDMDVCVAVSDDEQTNILVSLLAKRLGTRRIICAVTKSEYIPIATSVGIDAVISPRLSAASAMLRFIRAGSVLSVGTLRDSEAEAMEVVAQATSSIVNRPIAELDFPKDAIIAAIIRENQIIIPQGNDMIIPGDRVILFTLAKAVRKVEKSLQIQGGRGTRSLG
- a CDS encoding potassium transporter, producing MAHSRNSFILHWQSVLYVIGLILAFSSLSLFLPLGTSIWYQEWKAFYALLSSMGVGLTSGGLLYLLFRKNFNPHCLKQREACFIVTFAWLGIAGLGALPYLLGGVFPQAGGNWFSAITEAYFEAMSGFTTTGASVMTEIEIFPRSLLLWRAETQWLGGMGIILLSVAILPLLGVGGLQLFKAEVPGVSVDKVTPRISETAKHLWLVYAGLTALEITALMFAGMDFYNAVCHSFTTLSTGGFSPQNISVEHFHSAWVDWIITVFMMLGGMNFVLLYKITRKQFKPVLKDPEFRVYSAISALAVLLLVFNLLLSGTYSSASEAFRHGAFQMASIMTTTGFSSANWENWPVFSQALLLTLMLLGGMAGSTAGGCKTVRLIILIKYTLRELAMIIHPRAVISLKLSGHPISRDVIRSVLAFFAIFNLMILFSTLTLAAMGVDLITSISAVISSLGNVGPGLARVGAAHNYHHLPDLAKWLLVFCMLLGRLEIYTAIVLFIPDFWKK